Proteins encoded in a region of the Podarcis muralis chromosome 2, rPodMur119.hap1.1, whole genome shotgun sequence genome:
- the LOC144326748 gene encoding uncharacterized protein LOC144326748, which translates to MDSTSPTTESTTMPETTKPETSPTTLAPTTLDTSSATTTTDSRTPTTESTTMPETTKPETSPTTVTTTTLDASSPTTMMDSTTPTTESTTMPETTKPKTSPTTLAPTTLDTSSATTMMDSTTPTTKSTTMPETTKPETSPTALTPTTLDASSPTTKMDSTTESTTMPETTKPETSPPTVTTTTMDSTTPTTESTTMPETTKPETSPTTVTPTTLDASSPTTKMDSTTESTTVPETTKPETSPTTLTTTTLDASSPTTTMDSTSPTTESTTMPETTKPETSPTTVTTTTLDTSSATTTMDSTTPTSESTATPEITIPETSPTTVAQTILDSTTATMKMESTTPKLESTTVLETALVTVIGRTEASSGASTILESTTPLSESTIPETTTSKTSPSTVITTTVVGSIATTKSTTPKSEPTTTPETNNPETSAASTSSTFTTGLDSTVTERTSPEASTTTVISSTVLSRSATTELGSATPSSDSTTTPDATSPQGTSTSMLTTVQTTFGSVPTTEPKSATPLSESTTPSAEATPSTLTLTTAGTAPTGTSGANGVSTTKSSSATSQSSITTAAGNKFPQWALPLLLGPAVVLCVVLLMCIGCMVIYCLQNPVSGSYNIYQTHFMRRSIQDFSWRRRNSQQRVQASLDCEDISQQFQPTIVASNNYGFL; encoded by the exons ATGGACTCCACATCTCCCACAACTGAATCAACTACAATGCCAGAAACTACCAAGCCCGAAACCTCTCCAACTACACTTGCACCAACAACTTTAGATACTAGTAGCGCTACAACAACGACAGACTCCAGAACTCCCACAACTGAATCAACTACAATGCCAGAAACTACCAAGCCTGAAACCTCTCCAACTACAGTTACTACAACAACTTTAGATGCTAGTAGCCCTACAACAATGATGGACTCCACAACTCCCACAACTGAATCAACTACAATGCCAGAAACTACCAAGCCCAAAACCTCTCCAACTACACTTGCACCAACGACTTTAGATACTAGTAGCGCTACAACAATGATGGACTCCACAACTCCCACAACTAAATCAACTACAATGCCAGAAACTACCAAGcctgaaacctctccaactgcacTTACACCAACAACTTTAGATGCAAGTAGCCCTACAACAAAGATGGACTCCACAACTGAATCAACTACAATGCCAGAAACTACCAAGCCCGAAACCTCTCCACCTACAGTTACTACAACAACGATGGACTCCACAACTCCCACAACTGAATCAACTACAATGCCAGAAACTACCAAGCCCGAAACCTCTCCAACTACAGTTACTCCAACAACTTTAGATGCAAGTAGCCCTACAACAAAGATGGACTCCACAACTGAATCAACTACAGTGCCAGAAACTACCAAGCCTGAAACCTCTCCAACTACACTTACTACAACAACTTTAGATGCAAGTAGCCCTACAACAACGATGGACTCCACATCTCCCACAACTGAATCAACTACAATGCCAGAAACTACCAAGCCCGAAACCTCTCCAACTACAGTTACTACAACAACTTTAGATACTAGTAGCGCTACAACAACGATGGACTCCACAACTCCCAC ATCTGAATCCACTGCAACACCAGAAATTACCATTCCTGAAACCTCTCCAACTACAGTTGCACAGACCATTTTAGATAGTACTACAGCTACAATGAAGATGGAGTCCACAACTCCCAAACTGGAATCTACTACAGTGCTTGAAACTGCCCTTGTAACAGTAATAGGAAGAACTGAAGCTAGTAGTGGTGCTTCAACAATTTTGGAGTCCACAACTCCCCTATCTGAATCCACAATACCTGAAACAACCACTTCCAAAACATCCCCAAGTACCGTCATAACAACAACTGTAGTTGGTAGTATTGCTACAACAAAGTCAACAACTCCCAAATCTGAGCCCACCACTACACCTGAAACAAACAACCCTGAAACCTCTGCAGCTAGTACGAGTAGTACTTTTACAACAGGGTTAGACTCAACAGTGACTGAAAGAACCTCTCCTGAAGCCTCTACCACTACCGTTATATCATCAACTGTACTTAGCCGTTCTGCTACAACAGAATTGGGATCAGCAACTCCCTCATCTGACTCCACCACAACACCTGATGCAACCTCTCCTCAAGGCACAAGTACCTCAATGCTGACAACAG TTCAAACCACCTTTGGCAGTGTTCCTACAACAGAGCCGAAATCAGCAACTCCCCTGTCAGAATCCACAACACCATCTGCTGAAGCCACTCCAAGCACTCTTACACTAACAACAG CTGGAACCGCCCCCACTGGAACATCTGGTGCCAATGGTGTGTCTACCACAAAATCATCATCAGCAACGTCTCAGTCATCTATCACTACTGCTG CAGGAAATAAATTCCCACAATgggctcttcctctcctcctcggcCCAGCCGTTGTGCTCTGTGTCGTGCTCCTGATGTGCATCGGATGCATG GTCATCTACTGCCTGCAGAATCCTGTGTCTGGGTCTTACAACATATACCAAACCCACTTTATGCGCCGGAGCATCCAAGAtttcagctggaggaggaggaacagccaACAGAGGGTTCAGGCGTCCCTGGATTGTGAAGATATCAGCCAACAATTCCAGCCAACAATTGTTGCTTCCAACAATTATGGCTTCTTATAG
- the LOC144326749 gene encoding uncharacterized protein LOC144326749 — protein MMDSTTPTTESTTMPETTKTETSPTTLTPTTLDTIGATRTTDSTTPTTESTTMPETTKPETSPTTLAPTTLDTSSATTTMDSTTPTTESTTMPETTKTETSPTTLTPTTLDTSSATTMTDSRTPTTESTTMPETTKPETSPTTVNTTTLDASSPTTMMDSTTPTTESTTMPETTKPKTSPTTLAPTTLDTSITTTTMDSTTPTTESTTMPETTKPETSPTTVTPTTLDANASSPTTTMDSTSPTTESTTMPETTKPEISPTTVTTTTLDTSSPTTMMDSTTPTTKSTTMPETTKPETSPTTLTPTTLDTSSATTTMDSTTPTTVSTTMPETTKPETSPTTVTTTTLDTSSTTTKMDSTTPTTESTTMPETTKPETSLTTPQISPTTVTTTTLDASSPTTTMDSTTPTTESTTMPETTKTETSPTTVTTTTLDTSSATTTMDSTTPTTESTTMPDTTKPETSPTPVTPTTLDTTTPTTMMDSTTPTTESTTMPETTKPETSPTTLAPTTLDTSSATTTTDSRTPTTESTTMPETTKPETSPTTLLQQL, from the exons ATGATGGACTCCACAACTCCCACAACTGAATCAACTACTATGCCAGAAACTACCAAGACCGAAACCTCTCCAACTACACTTACACCAACGACTTTAGATACTATTGGCGCTACAAGAACGACAGACTCCACAACTCCCACTACTGAATCAACTACAATGCCAGAAACTACCAAGCCCGAAACCTCTCCAACTACACTTGCACCAACAACTTTAGATACTAGTAGCGCTACAACAACGATGGACTCCACAACTCCCACAACTGAATCAACTACAATGCCAGAAACTACCAAGACTGAAACCTCTCCAACTACACTTACACCAACAACTTTAGATACTAGTAGCGCTACAACAATGACAGACTCCAGAACTCCCACAACTGAATCAACTACAATGCCAGAAACTACCAAGCCTGAAACCTCTCCAACTACAGTTAATACAACAACTTTAGATGCTAGTAGCCCTACAACAATGATGGACTCCACAACTCCCACAACTGAATCAACTACAATGCCAGAAACTACCAAGCCCAAAACCTCTCCAACTACACTTGCACCAACGACTTTAGATACTAGTA TTACTACAACAACGATGGACTCCACAACTCCCACAACTGAATCAACTACAATGCCAGAAACTACCAAGCCCGAAACCTCTCCAACTACAGTTACTCCAACAACTTTAGATGCAA ATGCAAGTAGCCCTACAACAACGATGGACTCCACATCTCCCACAACTGAATCAACTACAATGCCAGAAACTACCAAGCCCGAAATCTCTCCAACTACAGTTACTACAACAACTTTAGATACTAGTAGCCCTACAACAATGATGGACTCCACAACTCCCACAACTAAATCAACTACAATGCCAGAAACTACCAAGCCCGAAACCTCTCCAACTACACTTACACCAACGACTTTAGATACTAGTAGCGCTACAACAACGATGGATTCCACAACTCCCACAACTGTATCAACTACAATGCCAGAAACTACCAAGCCTGAAACCTCTCCAACTACAGTTACTACAACAACCTTAGATACCAGTAGCACTACAACAAAGATGGACTCCACAACTCCCACAACAGAATCAACTACAATGCCAGAAACTACCAAGCCTGAAACCTCTCTAACTACA CCCCAAATCTCTCCAACTACAGTTACTACAACAACTTTAGATGCAAGTAGCCCTACAACAACGATGGACTCCACAACTCCCACAACTGAATCAACTACAATGCCAGAAACTACCAAGACCGAAACCTCTCCAACTACAGTTACTACAACAACTTTAGATACTAGTAGCGCTACAACAACAATGGATTCCACAACTCCCACAACTGAATCAACTACAATGCCAGACACTACCAAGCCTGAAACCTCTCCAACTCCAGTTACTCCAACGACTTTAGATACTACTACCCCTACAACAATGATGGACTCCACAACTCCCACAACTGAATCAACTACAATGCCAGAAACTACCAAGCCCGAAACCTCTCCAACTACACTTGCACCAACAACTTTAGATACTAGTAGCGCTACAACAACGACAGACTCCAGAACTCCCACAACTGAATCAACTACAATGCCAGAAACTACCAAGCCTGAAACCTCTCCAACTACA TTACTCCAACAACTTTAG
- the LOC144326750 gene encoding uncharacterized protein LOC144326750: MDSTTPTTESTTMPETTKTETSPTTVTTTTLDTSCATTTMDSTTPTTESTTMPDTTKPETSPTPVTPTTLDTTTPTTMMDSTTPTTESTTMPETTKPETSPTTLAPTTLDTSSATTTTDSRTPTTESTTMPETTKPETSPTTVTTTTLDASSPTTMMDSTTPTTESTTMPETTKPKTSPTTLAPTTLDTSSATTMMDSTTPTTKSTTMPETTKPETSPTALTPTTLDASSPTTKMDSTTESTTMPETTKPETSPPTVTPTTLDASSATTTTDSRTPTTESTTMPETTKPKTSPTTVTPTTLDASSATTTTDSRTPTTESTTMPETTKTETSPTTVTTTTLDANTTTPTTMMDSTTPTTESTTMPETTKTETSPTTLTPRTLDTSSATTTTDSTTPTTESTTMPETTKPESSPTTVTPTTLDTTTPTTMMDSTTPTTKSTTMPETTKPETSPTTLTPTTLDTSSATTTMDSTTESTTMPETTKPETSPTTVTTTTLDTSSTTTKMDSTTPTTESTTMPETTKYYYPYNNDRLHNSHN, translated from the exons ATGGACTCCACAACTCCCACAACTGAATCAACTACAATGCCAGAAACTACCAAGACCGAAACCTCTCCAACTACAGTTACTACAACAACTTTAGATACTAGTTGCGCTACAACAACAATGGATTCCACAACTCCCACAACTGAATCAACTACAATGCCAGACACTACCAAGCCTGAAACCTCTCCAACTCCAGTTACTCCAACGACTTTAGATACTACTACCCCTACAACAATGATGGACTCCACAACTCCCACAACTGAATCAACTACAATGCCAGAAACTACCAAGCCCGAAACCTCTCCAACTACACTTGCACCAACAACTTTAGATACTAGTAGCGCTACAACAACGACAGACTCCAGAACTCCCACAACTGAATCAACTACAATGCCAGAAACTACCAAGCCTGAAACCTCTCCAACTACAGTTACTACAACAACTTTAGATGCTAGTAGCCCTACAACAATGATGGACTCCACAACTCCCACAACTGAATCAACTACAATGCCAGAAACTACCAAGCCCAAAACCTCTCCAACTACACTTGCACCAACGACTTTAGATACTAGTAGCGCTACAACAATGATGGACTCCACAACTCCCACAACTAAATCAACTACAATGCCAGAAACTACCAAGcctgaaacctctccaactgcacTTACACCAACAACTTTAGATGCAAGTAGCCCTACAACAAAGATGGACTCCACAACTGAATCAACTACAATGCCAGAAACTACCAAGCCCGAAACCTCTCCACCTACAGTTACTCCAACAACTTTAGATGCAAGTAGCGCTACAACAACGACAGACTCCAGAACTCCCACAACTGAATCAACTACAATGCCAGAAACTACCAAGCCCAAAACCTCTCCAACTACAGTTACTCCAACAACTTTAGATGCAAGTAGCGCTACAACAACGACAGACTCCAGAACTCCCACAACTGAATCAACTACAATGCCAGAAACTACCAAGACCGAAACGTCTCCAACTACAGTTACTACAACAACTTTAGATGCAA ATACTACTACCCCTACAACAATGATGGACTCCACAACTCCCACAACTGAATCAACTACAATGCCAGAAACTACCAAGACCGAAACCTCTCCAACTACACTTACACCAAGGACTTTAGATACTAGTAGCGCTACAACAACGACAGACTCCACAACTCCCACAACTGAATCAACTACAATGCCAGAAACTACCAAGCCTGAATCCTCTCCAACTACAGTTACTCCAACGACTTTAGATACTACTACCCCTACAACAATGATGGACTCCACAACTCCCACAACTAAATCAACTACAATGCCAGAAACTACCAAGCCCGAAACCTCTCCAACTACACTTACACCAACGACTTTAGATACCAGTAGCGCTACAACAACGATGGATTCCACAACTGAATCAACTACAATGCCAGAAACTACCAAGCCTGAAACCTCTCCAACTACAGTTACTACAACAACCTTAGATACCAGTAGCACTACAACAAAGATGGACTCCACAACTCCCACAACAGAATCAACTACAATGCCAGAAACTACCAA ATACTACTACCCCTACAACAACGACAGACTCCACAACTCCCACAACTGA